The following proteins come from a genomic window of Alphaproteobacteria bacterium:
- a CDS encoding PH domain-containing protein: MAKLYLQDILLPQEKILYHAKVHYILYAPGVSLLVLAYLMMYYIPDIAASLNFSYSAWSAINSLTKFASISAFMAGIAMLLKAWLNIYSTEMIITSMRVLVKIGISTATTAEIDRTRISSVIVTKPLIGRLFDYGWITVLGYSGNITGLPVLAHPHEIQKHIYNKQHSNL; the protein is encoded by the coding sequence GTGGCCAAACTTTATCTGCAGGATATATTACTGCCACAGGAAAAAATCCTGTATCATGCCAAAGTGCATTACATATTGTATGCGCCGGGGGTGTCGTTGTTGGTACTTGCATATCTTATGATGTATTACATACCTGACATCGCTGCTTCACTGAATTTTTCTTACAGTGCGTGGTCAGCTATAAACAGCCTGACAAAATTTGCGTCTATTTCGGCTTTTATGGCAGGCATAGCCATGTTGCTCAAGGCGTGGCTCAATATTTACTCTACCGAAATGATCATTACTTCAATGCGTGTATTAGTGAAAATTGGCATTTCTACCGCCACTACCGCCGAGATCGATCGCACGCGCATTTCCAGTGTTATTGTTACTAAACCATTAATTGGGCGGTTATTCGATTATGGATGGATTACGGTTCTCGGTTATTCTGGCAACATCACCGGCCTGCCTGTTTTGGCACACCCACACGAAATCCAAAAACATATCTATAATAAACAGCACTCTAATTTATAA